The following nucleotide sequence is from Oceanococcus sp. HetDA_MAG_MS8.
GCTATCCAGGAGCAATATCCCAGGTGCTCACCAACCTGGTGATGAATTCCGTCGTCCATGGCTTTGCCGAGCGTGAAGAAGGCTGCATTCGTATCCACGCTGAGCTTAATGAAGGCATGGTGCGACTGAGCTACAGCGATGATGGTGTAGGCATGACCGCCGACGCCCGTAAACGCATTTTTGACCCCTTCTTCACCACCCGCCGAGGTCAAGGTGGAAGTGGCCTGGGCATGCACATTGTCTACAACCTGATCACCAGAACCTTGGGGGGCAGTATTCGCTTAGCCCCCAGTGAAACCGGGGTGAGCTTCGATATTCGCTTCCCCTCGAAGGCACCTTGATCATGAATGACGACATCATCATTGTTGAAGACGACCAACCCGGCGCAGAAGCACCCACTGGCGCCTGGAAAGTGCTCATCGTGGATGATGAGCCCTCGGTGCATGACATCACCCTGGTCGCGTTATCGGACTTTCGATTTGCCGGGCGAGGGCTGGAGTTCATTCACGCTTATTCGGGAGAGGAAGCACGTAAGCTCCTCAGCAGCCACCCCGATGTGGCGGTCATGCTGGTCGACGTGGTGATGGAAAACGACCACTCCGGGCTGGATTTTGTCCGTTATGCACGCGAAGAGGCAGGCCTGCACTTCCCCCGCATTACTCTGCGCACCGGACAACCCGGCCAGGCTCCGGAGCGTGAAGTCATCACCCAGTATGACATCAACGATTACAAGCAAAAAACAGAACTCACTCAGGAAAAAATGTTTACGGTGATGCATACCAGCATTGCCTCTTACCGTGACCTCATCGCGCTGGATCATAGTCGACGCGGCCTGCGCAAGATCATCGAAGCCGCCAACACCCTGTACGAGTTTCAATCCATCGAGCAGTTTGCTCAGGGGGTATTGGAGCAACTCGCTGCCTTGCTTTACCTGGACCATGAAACTTTGGTGCTACGTACCGAAGGTCTGGCTGCGGCGGAGACCCAAAGCGATATCGAGATTCTTGCCGGCACCGGGCAATTTTCATCCTTGGTGGGGCAAAAGGCCCGCGAGGTCCTCGACCCTCAGCTCTTTGCACTTCTGGTCAAAAGCAGTGAGCAAGGCAGCGCCGTAGCTGCGGGGGCCCATTTCACAGCCGTGTACGAAACCCGCCGCAACACAAAGAACATTCTTTACATCGCCGGCAAAACGGACATTACTCCGCCCCAGCGTGAGCTTATCGACTTGTTTTGCCAATGCGTCGCTCAGGCGCAGGACACCCTGCAAACCATCCATAACAAACTCGCGGCAGGAGGCGTCGCCAATTAGTGGACAACGACACCCTGGTTTGGGTTGAAGACGACGAGCACACAGATGGCCATACGGAGCAACAACCGCCATGGCGCATCTTGATTGTGGACGATGAGCCGGCGGTGCATCGCATTACGCAACTGGCTTTGGACGCCTTTGAATATCAAGGTCGCGGCCTTGCTTTTCTACATGCCTACACCGCAGCACAGGCCATCGAGATTCTCGACCAGGAGCCAACCGATATTGCCCTTATCCTGCTTGATGTGGTGATGGAATCGGATGATGCGGGGTTTCGAGTTGTCCATCACGTCCGCCAACACCAGGGCAATGCCAACTGCCGCATCATCTTGCGTACTGGGCAGCCGGGGCAGGCACCCGCACGGCAGGTGATTCGTGAATACGACATCAACGACTACCACAGCAAAGCCGAGCTGAGCGCCGAGCGTATGCACACCATCGTGTATACCGCCTTAGCGATGTTTGACCAACTGCGCCAACTGCAGCTGCGGGAACACCAATTGGAGAAGGCCTATGCCGACATCGAACAATTGGTGTACATCACCTCGCACGACTTACAAGAACCCCTACTCAGCATTACGACGCTGAGTCAGCGCTTACTCGAGGTGAATAGACAGCAGCTGGATACAGACGGGGTACGTTGCATCGAATTCATTGAGGATGCGGTGAAGCGAATGAGCGCACAGGTCAGAGCTCTGTTAGACCATGCCAGGCTGGGCGAACAACTCCCGCTGGAAAGCATTCACATTGAAAGCATCGTTCAAGCCTATCGGCAGGCGCACAGGCAAAGCCTGAGCGATCTCCGAGTCCGCCTAGACTGTGCCGTGATGCCGCCAGTACAGGGCCAGGTGAGCAAGATTCATTTGCTCATCCACGAACTACTCGACAACGCGATTAAGTTCCGATGCGCCAAGACACCACTGCATATCCGTGTGGAAAGCCACCAGATGAACGGCGAGCAGGTCTACTGCGTCGCAGATAACGGCATCGGGATCGCCGCGGAACATCAGGACAAAGTCTTTCATGTATTCCAAAGCATTCATCCCCGCGGGACCTACTCCGGAACGGGAATTGGTCTTGCGCACTGTAGAAAAATCGTAGAGCAGCATGGTGGTCGGATGTGGATGGACTCCCATCCGGGGGACGGCACCACCGTGTATTTCACCCTTCCCGGTACCTAACAATGTCCCAAACCCTAAATTGCGTCTTACTCGTTGATGACGACCCAGCCACAAATTTTTTGCACCGCCTAGTTTTGCGCGACTCAGGCCAGGTTCGTCACATCCATGACGTACTGAGCGCCGATATGGCCATGCAGTATTTGCAAAGGTGCCGCACTAGCGAGCACGCGGAAAGTCACCCCTGCCCGGACCTCATCCTGTTGGATTTGAATATGCCTGGAACCACAGGATGGCAGTTCCTCGACCGCCTGAAGGATGCGCAATTAGACCTGAAGCCAACCATTTGTATTCTCACCACCTCAGCCAACCCAGCAGATCGCGAGCTAGCAGCCAGCCATGAGCAGGTCCATGATTTTCTGACCAAGCCGCTGGATGGGGCTAGCTTCGCCAAGCTACTGGCTAAGCATTACTCCTAAGGCACCTTTCGCCAAGGGCGGGCTGAGATGGGCCCATCGCTTAATCTAGTCAACAATCATGCGGCCCACATCGACTTCGGTAGTCTGCCCATCTGGACCAGTCACCGAGGCTCGGGCAATGATCTCTACTCGTCTATTCTTGGCTCGATTCTCCGGGCTGTCATTAGCAACCAAGGGACGAGTGTCGGCATAACCTGCAACAGTCAAAGTACTGGGATCGAAAGTCTGTTCAGCAACTAACACCTCCGCCACTGCTGCAGCACGGGTAGCTGACAGTTCCCAGTTGGAGCGAAAACGCCCACTGCGGATGGGCACATCGTCCGTATGCCCCGCCACAATGATCTTTTGCTCCGCATCAATAAGGCTGACCACGCGCTGGATGAGCGGTATGGCCGTCTGAACTAGTTCGGCTTTTCCAGAGGCAAAAGAAACGTTTTCTGGAAAACGAATGATGATGTCCTCGCCATCCCTTTCCACCACAATTTTTTGCTCTTCTATCTCCTTGCTCATCACCGACTTAAGCTCCTTCAAGAGCTGTTCGGTGCGGGCCTCACGAGCGGCCTGCTCGGTTTTCTGATCGAGTGGTGTGGACATACTGCCGGTCTTGGAGACAATGCCCTTCTCTAAGCCCTCTACCGAGTCTTCGCTATTGCTCTTGATGAATTGGACTCCACCGAAAGCTTGCTTCATGGACCCCGCCACCTTCTTGAACTTCTCTTTTTCGATATCCGAAAAAGCAAATAGCAGCACAAAAAAGCACATCAACAAGCACATCAAATCGGCGAAGGTCGCCATCCAGGGCGGAATAGGCGTGCCCTCGGGTGCTTTTTCTTCTTCTGCGGCGGCTTCAGCCATGGTGATTAGGTAGCCTCAGCGGGTTCGGCGGCAGCATCCGCCCCATCTTCATCCGCCTTTTTGGGCTCAAGGCCAACCAACAGAACCTCCTCCAGCACACGGGGCGAGGTTCCAGAACTCACACCCAACACCGCATCCATAATCAGGCCACGCACCTGATTCTCCTGCGAGGCCCGATGGTTCAATTTATCCGCCATAGGCAGGAACACCAAGTTGCCGAGTAAAGCCCCATACAAAGTCGTCAACAAGGCCACAGCCATGGCCGGACCAATGGCACTAGGATCGCTTAACTCCATCAACATTTGGACCAAGCCAACCAGGGTGCCGATCATGCCAAAGGCGGGCGCGGCATCGCCCAAAGCTCTAAACACCCGTTCTCCAGTTTGATTACGGCGAATGGATGCAGTGATCTCTCTGCCCATCATGCGCTCAATGAACTCAGAGTCGCGTCCATCTACGCAGTACTGAATTCCTTTGGCCATGAGCTCATTACTCACTTCAATCTCTTCCAGCGCAATCAAACCCTTCTTACGAGCCACATCAGCCAACTCGCGGGCGTTCTCGATAATTTCTAGGGGGTCTTCAGTACTGTCTTTGAAGGCGCGACCAAAACCGGCCTTCATCGCGGTAAAGAAATCCTTCATCGGAAAGCGGATAAGGACGGCCGAGATTGAGCCCCCGATCACAATCAGCAAGCTGGGAGCGTTGAAGAA
It contains:
- a CDS encoding DUF3369 domain-containing protein; protein product: MNDDIIIVEDDQPGAEAPTGAWKVLIVDDEPSVHDITLVALSDFRFAGRGLEFIHAYSGEEARKLLSSHPDVAVMLVDVVMENDHSGLDFVRYAREEAGLHFPRITLRTGQPGQAPEREVITQYDINDYKQKTELTQEKMFTVMHTSIASYRDLIALDHSRRGLRKIIEAANTLYEFQSIEQFAQGVLEQLAALLYLDHETLVLRTEGLAAAETQSDIEILAGTGQFSSLVGQKAREVLDPQLFALLVKSSEQGSAVAAGAHFTAVYETRRNTKNILYIAGKTDITPPQRELIDLFCQCVAQAQDTLQTIHNKLAAGGVAN
- a CDS encoding response regulator, whose amino-acid sequence is MDNDTLVWVEDDEHTDGHTEQQPPWRILIVDDEPAVHRITQLALDAFEYQGRGLAFLHAYTAAQAIEILDQEPTDIALILLDVVMESDDAGFRVVHHVRQHQGNANCRIILRTGQPGQAPARQVIREYDINDYHSKAELSAERMHTIVYTALAMFDQLRQLQLREHQLEKAYADIEQLVYITSHDLQEPLLSITTLSQRLLEVNRQQLDTDGVRCIEFIEDAVKRMSAQVRALLDHARLGEQLPLESIHIESIVQAYRQAHRQSLSDLRVRLDCAVMPPVQGQVSKIHLLIHELLDNAIKFRCAKTPLHIRVESHQMNGEQVYCVADNGIGIAAEHQDKVFHVFQSIHPRGTYSGTGIGLAHCRKIVEQHGGRMWMDSHPGDGTTVYFTLPGT
- a CDS encoding response regulator codes for the protein MSQTLNCVLLVDDDPATNFLHRLVLRDSGQVRHIHDVLSADMAMQYLQRCRTSEHAESHPCPDLILLDLNMPGTTGWQFLDRLKDAQLDLKPTICILTTSANPADRELAASHEQVHDFLTKPLDGASFAKLLAKHYS
- a CDS encoding OmpA family protein, which produces MAEAAAEEEKAPEGTPIPPWMATFADLMCLLMCFFVLLFAFSDIEKEKFKKVAGSMKQAFGGVQFIKSNSEDSVEGLEKGIVSKTGSMSTPLDQKTEQAAREARTEQLLKELKSVMSKEIEEQKIVVERDGEDIIIRFPENVSFASGKAELVQTAIPLIQRVVSLIDAEQKIIVAGHTDDVPIRSGRFRSNWELSATRAAAVAEVLVAEQTFDPSTLTVAGYADTRPLVANDSPENRAKNRRVEIIARASVTGPDGQTTEVDVGRMIVD
- a CDS encoding MotA/TolQ/ExbB proton channel family protein, giving the protein MDLATLVGMIVGSALVVVAIVLGGSGLGPFFNAPSLLIVIGGSISAVLIRFPMKDFFTAMKAGFGRAFKDSTEDPLEIIENARELADVARKKGLIALEEIEVSNELMAKGIQYCVDGRDSEFIERMMGREITASIRRNQTGERVFRALGDAAPAFGMIGTLVGLVQMLMELSDPSAIGPAMAVALLTTLYGALLGNLVFLPMADKLNHRASQENQVRGLIMDAVLGVSSGTSPRVLEEVLLVGLEPKKADEDGADAAAEPAEAT